The Takifugu flavidus isolate HTHZ2018 chromosome 21, ASM371156v2, whole genome shotgun sequence genome has a window encoding:
- the ash1l gene encoding histone-lysine N-methyltransferase ASH1L isoform X1, protein MDSKIQGGNGTPPPVLSGSPAGDREKEGGGGKKEEEEDNRDRDKDGAAAASAGAGASGPGDTGDDQSHFSIRESSVSEGNVKLKIGLQAKRMKKPPKILENYVCRPAFRATVRHTGRGAASSRGKGTSNNESGSQSQSPSQGREKEKDKSPSVNRPAPSSSSSSSSNTSAKAPTPPPTAPPLSSTTTVTPSQLNGSALTKRGSPKMDFKSDAKPDTKATIVSEKPLNLHRPPSDNKTLNAGKKTAVSQFNPRSSSTSPPLPASKEAAFEGIKPSQYSYSTDGQRDKGIQNWGAPTVTEKLAQLIAICPPSKTPKLAKSAKSDPAPLPSSGFMAPTAKQRDRAMANRNTYSRMVHLSPPPPVSRPPGRPYGSRSKDGVMETSSTMASFTSDDAEGGVKASSAGNISSSGSSSRSSSPALIYGNNRSDNSSSSISKAQSRAIHTTASSSCPISSSSAISPEQRTISAVSHLGSPAPSQGHHAHESPALAEESSAGMTEQERNSPRDLSKFPPAPGTGKSEGRDKPTISQLLNIQRGKSSSPSKRSPNRDNSRSGQASSLAETVRELSSPEPDVEDSPQTPLRDDSPDSSIDSPNEQESKPLKKRRGRKPRWNRLMIKAQGHRAGEGSVFGHTKTNLPLSSSFELPSPPIKRPVGRPPNPNKIKQVSLSQSSVSQLFPPQAKKRGRPKSKMPRLDAPSRGCLSHKLVASKVFSLKSKEEQDPPVLHPEVDLNPPKPLPRKRGRPKRLPPTLPQEGQPPTLAPESGEMGDRFFHSKGNGQLIMKTIIGKINKMKSMKRKRILSQILLGPRTEDISKSSSSVSVSSAETATQSLSTLAASFGGKLGPQINVSKKGTIYMGKRRGRKPKATTATSTDSFLSPNTSSPFHHHHLQSQQHLSSSEIFPSPSLSQSSGGHSPISDSFVEPGSVHFHSHNAHHGHNTLSFPPPTFSAPNPRSLGLGSMASSMAAAASQKKSTCRGYHHHHHHYRQHFHYHKLSPPRPLHPTSPAPLNELKEATPSPVSESHSEETVPSDSGIGTDNNSTSDRGEKAGGPGGLGGIGMPAGMGPGLLMPGVMGSALGPGVALNSRGRRRHSAVLLEHPSPSPSPHGARSSPDPRRSHAAAPASSLMGHKEKHKHKCKRRSHGCPGYDKLKRQKRKRKKKYLQLRSRRHDPDFLAELDEIVVRLSEIRVSHRITGHRLSGGLGITSGTSRVQGVGSRAIGGIGGTGGPPSHHYVHRDLLPTIFRVNFGSFYSHPAYSCDPLHYVRKPDMKKKRGRPPKLRESMSEVPFVPGLGFPLSSGGFYHPSYGVPYSSGPLGLGYYRGYPPASALYPHPHHQSPHAAPSHHSHHSPTFPPPPPSSYMHHHHGSHLLLNPSKFHKKKHKLLRQEYLGSGRSPVLYPPMSSELSFNWHHKHKHRHKHRERCADDDREETARAGSESRLGAGISDSGAIGKGERVSSLGMAESLQRCRFGRDPSSVTANKQAASASANSPSSSSSSSAAERYKRKENSASCIGPSRLALSTSKSHHPVESWFKMGSSKTEYSKLSHAHVAQGQGLFSDGRADNPAGCSESEDEEPLTPTEEVEARDSPNHTNLFASALTRTSIKGSKSRKTEAVRESSTFSRVDRPVRKDRSTSVEKRESGSSGVQTRGVTLSTSEGPELSLHHRQQQHHHQPSLFHTHGSGSSSYLTPSQNCCLDAPVPHHSYRTPPSKHSLHHVNKILRAKKLQRQARTGNNVVKKRGPGRPRKHPLPSPPPSPPPMAEMNLAQQRDREHLAGGRGWDGDSVIDTIESVVQGQRKKAPKRKHWDRDGNEEDAEEEREDKEIVEGNEHIGDREENLASLVARPSTGTSRNWLTQDKLQHFHGSVESKPDGQCPPECQGPVPTEPAPPGPITSQREKRPARPPKKKFQKAGLYSDVYKTDDPRSQLLQLKKEKLEYIPGEHEYGLFPAPIHVGKYLRQKRIDFQLPYDILWLWKHDQLYKRPDVPLYKKIRSNVYVDVKPLSGYETTTCNCRTPNDRIEKSCLDDCLNRMSFAECSPSTCPSADQCDNQHIQRHDWVQCLERFRTEGKGWGIRTKEPLRAGQFIIEYLGEVVSEQEFRSVSLFSASAESCKNSEKMSLILTWEFTGALLFAYFRSRMMEQYFSHSGNYCLNLDSGMVIDSYRMGNEARFINHSCEPNCEMQKWSVNGVYRIGLFALGEIPSGTELTYDYNFHSFNTEEQQACMCGSESCRGIIGGKSQRINGLPVKAAGARRLGRLKEKRKSKHQLKKREEESSDSNKFYPHLMKPMSNRERNFVLKHRVFLLRNWEKMREKQELLKREGERERDASSLSIYARWGGVIRDDGNIKSDVFLTQFSALQTSRSVRTRRLAAAEENTEVTRTARLAHIFKEIWDMITSYKDSAGQTLAAPLVNLPSRKRNSQYYEKVSDPLDLSTIEKQILTGHYKTVEAFDTDMLKVFRNAEKYYGRKSSVGRDVCRLRKAYYSARHEAAVQIDEIVGETVSEADSSDSLERDHGHQHHAGGSHDKDDDVIRCICGMYRDEGLMIQCEKCMVWQHCDCMRLETEVEHYLCEQCDPRPVEQEVPMIPQPSYAQAGSVYYICLLRDDLLLHQGDCVYLMRDSRRTPEGPPLRQSYRLLSHVNRDKLDIFRIEKLWKNEKGERFAFGHHYFRPHETHHSPSRRFYKNELFRMPLYEIIPLEAVVGTCCVLDLYTYCKGRPKNVKEQDVYICDYRLDKSAHLFYKIHRNRYPVCTKQYAFNHFPKRLTPKRDFSPHYVPDNYKRNGGRSAWKSERPKGATGCEDDGSSCGRGDDFPPEAEDQRGGEGDVDAAAGDPEVFSSKPRKADPEMEGEEDEEEDEEEGQDTEKHKELENSSADGIGEMLELPSSLTSSPLHQPVLGRREAQRERLNKILLDLLHRTPNKNAIDVTYLLEEGAGRRLRRRTLGFGDFVGRK, encoded by the exons ATGGATTCGAAGATTCAAGGGGGGAATGGAACCCCACCCCCTGTTCTCTCAGGTTCACCCGCCGGGGAtagagaaaaggagggagggggcggaaagaaagaagaggaggaggataacagagacagagataaGGACGGAGCAGCCGCTGcttctgcaggagcaggagcgagTGGGCCTGGGGATACTGGAGATGATCAGTCCCATTTCTCCATCAGAGAAAGCAGCGTGTCAGAGGGCAACGTCAAACTGAAGATTGGCCTTCAAGCCAAGCGTATGAAGAAGCCCCCTAAAATCCTGGAGAATTACGTGTGCCGACCAGCCTTCAGGGCCACCGTGAGGCACACGGGGCGCGGCGCCGCCAGTTCCCGTGGAAAGGGGACCTCAAATAACGAGTCTGGCAGTCAAAGCCAGAGTCCTTCGCAAGgcagggagaaagagaaggacaaGAGTCCCAGCGTCAACAGACCAGCACcatcgtcatcgtcgtcatcatcatcaaacaCCTCTGCGAAAGCTCCAACCCCACCtcccacagcgccccctctttccagcaccaccaccgtcacacCCTCCCAGTTGAATGGGAGCGCTCTCACAAAAAGG GGCTCTCCGAAAATGGATTTCAAGTCTGATGCAAAGCCAGACACAAAAGCCACCATTGTGTCTGAGAAGCCCCTTAACCTTCACCGCCCTCCATCGGACAACAAAACCCTGAACGCTGGGAAGAAAACGGCAGTTTCGCAGTTCAACCCGCGCTCATCGTCGACGTCCCCGCCGCTCCCTGCATCAAAGGAAGCTGCATTTGAAGGGATCAAACCTTCACAATACAGCTACAGCACTGATGGTCAGAGAGACAAGGGCATCCAAAACTGGGGAGCACCTACTGTGACTGAAAAATTAGCTCAACTCATAGCAATTTGCCCACCATCAAAGACCCCCAAACTGGCAAAATCGGCAAAGAGTGATCCCGCCCCTCTCCCGAGTTCAGGCTTCATGGCACCCACAGCCAAGCAGAGAGACAGGGCCATGGCCAACCGCAACACATATTCAAGAATGGTACACctgtctcccccacctcctgtGTCAAGACCACCTGGGCGACCCTATGGATCCAGGAGCAAAGATGGCGTCATGGAAACGTCCTCCACAATGGCATCATTTACCAGCGATGATGCAGAGGGGGGTGTGAAGGCGAGCAGCGCCGgtaacatcagcagcagcggcagcagcagccgaaGCAGCAGCCCGGCTCTCATCTACGGGAACAACCGCAgcgacaacagcagcagtagcatttCTAAGGCGCAGTCACGTGCCATTCACACCACCGCCTCCTCGTCTTGTCCAATATCATCATCTTCTGCCATCTCACCTGAGCAGAGAACAATTAGTGCCGTGAGCCATTTGGGCTCCCCTGCTCCATCCCAAGGGCACCATGCACACGAGAGTCCCGCTTTGGCAGAAGAAAGCAGTGCAGGTATGACGGAGCAGGAGAGAAACAGCCCCAGAGACTTATCCAAGTTCCCTCCAGCACCAGGGACGGGAAAGTCAGAAGGACGAGACAAGCCGACCATCAGTCAGCTACTGAATATTCAAAGGGGGAAGAGCTCTAGTCCGAGTAAGCGCAGTCCCAATCGGGATAACAGCCGGTCTGGTCAAGCTAGCAGCCTTGCTGAGACTGTAAGAGAACTGTCTTCACCGGAACCGGATGTCGAAGATAGCCCACAGACTCCGCTTCGAGATGATTCCCCCGACTCATCTATAGACTCTCCCAATGAGCAGGAAAGCAAACCGcttaaaaaaaggagaggacGGAAGCCCCGCTGGAACCGCCTCATGATCAAGGCACAGGGTCATAGAGCAGGGGAAGGCAGCGTGTTTGGTCACACCAAGACGAACTTGCCTCTATCTTCAAGCTTTGAGTTGCCATCGCCACCCATTAAAAGACCAGTGGGGAGGCCTCCCAATCCAAACAAGATCAAGCAAGTTTCCTTGTCACAAAGCTCGGTGTCACAACTCTTCCCACCCCAGGCTAAAAAAAGGGGAAGGCCCAAGTCGAAAATGCCAAGGCTGGACGCTCCAAGCCGTGGATGTCTGTCCCACAAGTTGGTTGCGTCTAAGGTCTTTTCGCTAAAATCGAAAGAAGAGCAAGACCCCCCTGTTCTTCACCCAGAAGTGGACCTGAACCCCCCTAAACCTTTGCCTAGAAAACGTGGACGGCCCAAGCGCCTTCCTCCCACCTTACCTCAGGAGGGGCAACCTCCAACTTTGGCTCCAGAGTCGGGGGAAATGGGAGACAGGTTTTTCCACAGTAAAGGCAACGGACAGCTCATAATGAAAACAATTATCGGCAAGATCAATAAGATGAAAAGTATGAAACGAAAGCGTATTCTCAGTCAAATACTGTTAGGGCCAAGGACAGAAGACATCTCCAAAAGctcctccagtgtctctgtTAGCTCGGCAGAAACTGCAACTCAGTCGTTGTCTACTTTGGCTGCTTCTTTTGGGGGGAAACTAGGCCCACAAATTAATGTCAGTAAAAAAGGCACAATATAcatggggaagaggagaggccgTAAACCAAAGGCTACCACTGCGACATCCACAGACTCCTTTCTCTCCCCAAACACCAGTTCCCCTTTCCACCATCATCATTTACAGTCTCAGCAacatctctcctcctcagagatcttcccctctccatctctctcacaGTCAAGTGGGGGTCACAGTCCCATCAGTGATAGTTTCGTGGAGCCCGGCTCGGTGCATTTTCACTCTCACAACGCCCATCATGGTCACAACacgctctccttccctcccccgaCTTTTTCAGCCCCCAATCCTCGCAGCCTGGGCTTGGGCTCGATGGCGTCCTCTATGGCTGCTGCAGCGTCCCAGAAAAAGTCGACGTGTCGCGgatatcatcaccatcaccaccattacAGGCAACATTTCCATTATCATAAGCTTTCCCCTCCTCGACCTCTTCATCCTACCTCACCTGCTCCCCTTAACGAGCTAAAAGAAGCCACTCCGTCACCGGTGAGCGAGTCGCACAGTGAGGAGACGGTGCCCAGTGACAGTGGTATAGGAACGGACAACAACAGCACCTCTGATCGTGGGGAGAAAGCCGGAGGGCCAGGAGGCTTAGGTGGAATTGGGATGCCTGCAGGAATGGGCCCTGGATTATTGATGCCTGGGGTCATGGGTTCAGCTTTAGGGCCAGGTGTGGCCCTGAATTCCAGAGGGAGGCGGCGGCATTCTGCTGTACTCCTGGAACATCCCTCACCCTCTCCATCACCCCATGGTGCAAGATCATCTCCTGATCCACGGAGGTCTCACGCGGCAGCTCCCGCCTCCTCGTTAATGGGACACAAGGAGAAACATAAGCACAAGTGTAAACGCCGCAGCCACGGGTGCCCCGGCTATGACAAActaaagaggcagaaaaggaaACGCAAGAAGAAATACTTGCAGCTACGCTCTCGGAGACATGACCCAGACTTTCTCGCTGAGCTCGATGAAATTGTTGTCAGACTGAGTGAAATACGGGTATCGCACCGTATCACAGGGCATCGGCTGAGTGGTGGTTTAGGCATAACATCGGGTACAAGTAGAGTCCAAGGGGTTGGAAGCAGGGCCATAGGTGGCATTGGTGGTACAGGCGGCCCTCCTTCACACCATTATGTCCACAGGGACCTGCTGCCAACAATATTTAGAGTTAATTTTGGCAGTTTCTACTCCCATCCCGCGTACTCCTGTGACCCATTGCACTATGTTCGTAAGCCTGACATGAAGAAGAAACGGGGCCGACCTCCCAAATTGAGGGAGTCCATGTCTGAAGTTCCATTTGTACCTGGTCTTGGATTTCCGCTCTCCAGCGGAGGCTTCTATCACCCTTCCTATGGTGTTCCGTACTCCTCTGGACCGCTGGGGTTAGGTTACTACCGAGGCTATCCCCCAGCTAGCGCTCTCTATCCCCATCCACACCACCAGTCGCCCCACGCAGCCCCGTCTCACCATTCTCACCACTCGCCAACTttccccccgcctcccccgtcATCTTACATGCATCACCACCATGGCTCTCATCTCCTGCTAAACCCCTCTAAATTTcacaagaaaaaacacaagctCCTCAGGCAGGAGTACCTGGGAAGTGGAAGATCTCCTGTCCTTTACCCACCCATGTCCTCTGAGCTTTCTTTCAACTGGcaccataaacacaaacacagacataaacacagagaACGCTGTGCTGATGACGACCGAGAGGAGACTGCGAGGGCAGGATCAGAGAGTCGTCTTGGTGCGGGGATTTCCGACAGTGGAGCCATAGGAAAAGGCGAGAGGGTCAGCAGTTTAGGTATGGCAGAGTCTTTACAAAGATGCCGATTTGGCCGGGATCCCTCCAGCGTTACTGCCAACAAGCAAgctgcttcagcttctgccaACTCcccatcttcctcatcttcttcatcagcagcagagaggtatAAGCGCAAAGAGAACTCTGCGTCCTGTATAGGACCGTCCAGGCTTGCGCTCAGTACCTCTAAAAGCCATCACCCAGTAGAGTCCTGGTTCAAGATGGGCAGCTCCAAAACGGAGTACTCGAAGCTTTCTCATGCTCATGTGGCACAAGGTCAGGGTCTTTTCTCAGATGGAAGGGCTGATAATCCGGCAGGTTGTTCAGaaagtgaggatgaggagcctCTCACCCCCACAGAGGAGGTGGAAGCCAGAGATTCTCCGAACCACACCAATCTGTTTGCTTCTGCTCTCACACGCACCTCGATAAAAGGGAGTAAAAGCAGGAAGACTGAGGCCGTTCGGGAGAGCTCCACTTTCTCCCGTGTGGACCGGCCTGTGAGGAAGGACCGTTCGACGTCGGTGGAGAAGAGAGAGTCGG GGTCATCAGGTGTCCAGACAAGAGGAGTCACCCTCTCGACGTCTGAAGGGCCTGAGCTGTCCCTCCACCAccggcagcagcaacaccaccaccagcctTCCCTGTTTCACACTCACGGCTCTGGTTCTTCCTCCTACCTCACCCCCTCTCAGAACTGTTGCCTGGATGCCCCCGTGCCCCACCACTCCTATCGCACACCGCCATCCAAACACAGCCTGCACCACGTGAACAAGATCCTGCGGGCCAAGAAGCTGCAGCGACAGGCTCGCACGGGGAACAACGTCGTGAAAAAGAGGGGTCCTGGACGGCCACGGAAACAcccgctcccctcccctccaccatctccaccacccATGGCGGAAATGAACCTCGCCCAGCAGAGAGACCGCGAGCATCTGGCCGGGGGCAGAGGCTGGGACGGTGACAGCGTGATAGACACTATTGAGTCAGTGGTTCAGGGCCAGCGTAAAAAAGCTCCGAAGCGAAAGCACTGGGACAGAGATGGGAACGAGGAGGATGCGGAGGAGGAACGAGAAGACAAAGAGATCGTCGAGGGTAATGAACACataggagacagagaggagaacctggcCAGCCTGGTGGCAAGGCCCAGTACCGGGACATCAAGGAACTGGCTGACCCAGGACAAGCTTCAGCACTTTCATGG TTCTGTGGAAAGCAAGCCGGATGGCCAATGCCCCCCAGAATGCCAAGGCCCGGTCCCCACAGAACCAGCGCCACCTGGGCCAATAACCAGCCAGCGTGAGAAGAGACCAGCTAGACCACCAAAGAAGAAATTCCAGAAGGCAGGGCTTTACTCCGATGTGTACAAGACCGATGA CCCTCGGAGTCAGCTTCTGCAGCTAAAGAAAGAGAAGTTAGAGTACATACCTGGAGAACATGAGTATGGACTGTTTCCAGCTCCGATACATGTTG gaaAGTACCTGAGGCAGAAACGCATTGATTTTCAGTTGCCTTATGACATCTTATGGCTGTGGAAACATGATCAG TTATACAAGAGGCCCGATGTCCCTCTGTACAAAAAGATAAGATCAA ACGTCTACGTGGACGTGAAGCCTCTGTCTGGTTATGAGACGACGACATGCAACTGTAGAACGCCCAATGATCGAATCGAAAAAAGCTGCCTGGACGATTGCCTGAATAG GATGAGTTTTGCCGAGTGCTCTCCGAGCACCTGTCCATCTGCTGATCAGTGTGACAATCAGCACATCCAAAGACACGACTGGGTCCAGTGCCTGGAGCGGTTCCGCACCGAGGGGAAAGGCTGGGGCATTCGTACAAAGGAGCCTCTCCGGGCTGGGCAGTTTATCATTGAATACCTCGGCGAGGTGGTCAGTGAACAGGAGTTTAGGTCAGTTTCTCTGTTCTCAGCGTCGGCAGAAAGCTGCAAAAACTCTGAGAAAATGTCCTTGATTTTAACCTGGGAATTCACGGGTGCACTTCTTTTTGCATATTTCAGGAGCCGTATGATGGAGCAGTACTTTTCCCACAGTGGCAACTATTGTTTGAACCTGGATAGTGGTATGGTGATAGACAGCTACCGGATGGGAAATGAGGCACGCTTCATAAACCACAGCTGTGAACCCAACTGTGAGATGCAGAAGTG GTCTGTGAATGGAGTTTACAGGATTGGTCTTTTTGCTCTTGGCGAGATCCCCAGTGGCACCGAGCTCACCTATGACTACAACTTCCACTCTTTCAACACTGAAGAGCAG CAAGCGTGTATGTGTGGTTCCGAGAGCTGCCGCGGCATCATCGGAGGCAAGAGCCAGCGCATTAATGGGCTGCCCGTGAAGGCCGCAGGGGCTCGACGCCTGGGCCGGCtcaaggagaagaggaagtccAAACACCAGCTCAAGAAGAGA GAGGAAGAGTCGAGTGACAGCAACAAGTTTTATCCTCATCTCATGAAGCCCATGTCCAACAGAGAGAG GAACTTTGTGCTGAAGCACCGTGTGTTTCTCCTGAGAAACTGGGAGAAGATGAGGGAgaaacaggagctgctgaagagggagggggagagagaaagggatgCCAGCAGCCTCTCCATATACGCCCGCTGGGGAGGAGTCATCCGTGACGATGGCAACATCAAGTCAG aCGTCTTCCTGACGCAGTTTTCCGCCCTGCAAACTTCACGTTCGGTCCGCACGCGACGACTCGCCGCGGCTGAAGAAAACACTGAAGTCACACGCACCGCACGCCTTGCACACATCTTCAAAGAGATTTGGGATATGATCACCAGCTACAAGG ATTCAGCCGGTCAGACACTCGCTGCCCCGCTGGTGAACCTCCCATCCAGGAAGAG GAACAGCCAGTATTATGAGAAGGTGTCTGACCCTCTGGACTTGAGCACTATTGAGAAGCAAATCCTCACGGGCCACTACAAGACAGTTGAAGCCTTCGACACAGATATGCTGAAGGTGTTCCGCAATGCAGAG AAATATTACGGCAGGAAGTCATCGGTAGGCAGAGATGTTTGCCGTTTGCGGAAGGCCTACTACAGCGCTCGACACGAGGCTGCCGTCCAGATCGATGAGATCGTCGGCGAGACGGTCAGCGAGGCCGACAGCTCGGATTCGCTGGAACGCGACCACGGCCACCAGCACCATGCGGGAGGGTCCCACGACAAGGACGATGATGTCATCCGTTGCATTTGTGGAATGTACAGGGACGAAGGCCTCATGATCCAGTGTGAAAAGTGCATG GTGTGGCAGCACTGTGACTGCATGCGGCTGGAGACCGAGGTGGAGCACTACTTGTGTGAGCAGTGTGACCCCAGGCCCGTGGAACAG GAGGTTCCGATGATACCGCAGCCGAGCTATGCCCAAGCTGGTTCTGTTTACTACATCTGCCTCCTGAGAGATGACCTGCTGCTACATCAAG GCGATTGTGTTTATCTGATGAGAGACAGCAGGCGCACACCTGAGGGCCCACCGCTCAGACAGTCGTACCGCCTCCTGTCCCACGTCAACCGAGACAAGCTGGACATCTTCAGGATTGAGAAACTCTGGAAGAACGAGAA GGGGGAGAGGTTTGCCTTTGGCCACCACTACTTCCGTCCTCATGAAACACACCACTCTCCGTCACGGCGGTTCTACAAGAACGAACTCTTCCGAATGCCGCTGTATGAGATCATCCCGCTGGAGGCCGTGGTGGGAACGTGCTGTGTCCTCGATCTCTACACGTACTGCAAGG GCCGGCCGAAGAATGTGAAGGAGCAAGATGTGTACATCTGTGATTACCGCTTGGACAAGTCGGCTCACCTGTTCTACAAGATCCATCGCAACCGCTACCCAGTGTGCACCAAGCAGTATGCCTTCAACCACTTCCCCAAGAGGCTCACGCCTAAAAGAGACTTCTCG CCTCATTATGTTCCGGACAACTACAAGAGGAACGGCGGCCGCTCTGCCTGGAAGAGCGAACGACCCAAAGGAGCCACGGGCTGCGAGGACGACGGCTCTTCCTGCGGACGTGGCGACGACTTCCCACCAGAGGCCGAAGACCAGAGAGGAGGCGAGGGCGACGTGGATGCGGCTGCAGGGGACCCTGAAGTTTTCTCATCCAAGCCCAGGAAAGCAGATCCCGaaatggagggggaggaggatgaagaggaggacgaagaggaaggACAGGACACGGAGAAGCATAAAGAGCTGGAGAACAGCTCTGCAGATGGAATAGGAGAGATGCTGGAGCTCCCGTCATCCTTGACTTCCTCACCCCTACACCAGCCAGTGCTGGGCAGGAGAGAGGCGCAGAGGGAACGACTCAACAAAAtcctgctggatctgctgcacaGAACCCCCAATAAAAatg cCATAGACGTCACGTACCTTCTGGAGGAGGGCGCCGGACGGCGGCTACGGCGACGGACACTTGGATTTGGCGATTTTGTGGGGAGAAAATGA